One Ignavibacteriales bacterium genomic region harbors:
- a CDS encoding GIY-YIG nuclease family protein, translating to MYHVYVLWSDKLKKRYIGFTEDLNKRFKEHNAGKTDFTKSGIPWIIIYHETYEDKYSARKREIFLKSGRGRKFLDGVLSKAEHGFSAEG from the coding sequence ATGTATCATGTTTATGTTTTATGGAGCGATAAGCTTAAAAAACGATATATCGGTTTCACAGAAGACCTTAATAAGCGTTTCAAAGAACATAATGCTGGTAAAACAGATTTCACTAAATCAGGTATTCCCTGGATAATTATTTATCATGAGACATACGAAGATAAATATTCAGCCAGGAAGAGAGAAATCTTTTTGAAATCTGGACGAGGAAGAAAATTCCTTGATGGAGTATTATCAAAAGCGGAACATGGGTTCTCAGCCGAAGGCTGA
- a CDS encoding slipin family protein: protein METVSVFLVVIVLFGVIILSNAIRVLREYERGVIFRLGRLMGAKGPGIIFLIPIIDRMVKVSLRTVVLDVPPQDIITKDNVSIKVNAVLYFRVVQPEKAIVEVENFLFATSQLSQTTLRSILGQSELDELLAQRDKINRMLQQIIDEHTEPWGIKVSNVEVKQIDLPIEMQRAMAKQAEAERERRAKVVHAEGEFQASQKLSDAARIISETPIALQLRYLQTLTEIGADKNSTIIFPLPMDIIEPFLERARKS, encoded by the coding sequence ATGGAAACTGTATCAGTATTTCTTGTCGTAATAGTCTTATTCGGTGTTATAATTTTATCGAATGCCATTCGCGTGTTGAGAGAATATGAACGCGGTGTAATTTTCAGATTAGGCAGATTAATGGGTGCAAAGGGTCCCGGAATCATATTCCTGATACCTATTATCGATCGGATGGTGAAAGTAAGCTTGAGAACAGTTGTATTGGATGTCCCACCACAAGACATCATCACCAAAGATAACGTTTCCATAAAAGTCAATGCGGTTTTATATTTCCGCGTGGTACAACCGGAGAAAGCCATAGTCGAAGTGGAAAACTTCCTGTTTGCCACATCTCAACTCTCGCAAACTACTCTCCGGAGTATTCTGGGACAATCGGAGCTCGATGAACTTCTGGCACAACGAGATAAAATCAATCGCATGTTACAACAGATTATAGATGAACACACCGAACCATGGGGTATCAAAGTATCGAACGTCGAAGTGAAACAGATCGATCTTCCAATTGAAATGCAGCGGGCAATGGCGAAGCAGGCAGAAGCCGAGCGTGAGCGGAGAGCGAAAGTTGTTCATGCCGAAGGTGAATTCCAAGCAAGTCAAAAACTTTCGGATGCGGCAAGAATTATCAGCGAGACACCAATCGCATTACAATTACGATATTTGCAAACGCTCACAGAAATCGGTGCCGATAAAAATTCCACAATAATTTTCCCATTACCGATGGACATCATCGAACCGTTCCTCGAGCGTGCGAGAAAATCGTGA
- a CDS encoding nodulation protein NfeD — MKKLQIIFLLYALLSNFTYSQQSIVHAITIDGAINPASADYIHDAITHATENNAECLIINLNTPGGLLKSTRIIVSDILSSRIPIIVYVSPAGSQAASAGVFVTLAANIAVMAPGTNIGAAHPVTLGEQKDSVMIEKATNDAAAFIRTISEKRHRNIKWAEDAVRKSISITEKEAINLGVIDTIAVSIQELLKLIDHKTIETASGVKTLETKDAVITNFDKSFQQKILDILSDPNIAYILMMLGFYGLLFELYNPGSILPGIVGFICIVLAFYSMHTLPINYAGLALILFAIVLFLLEIKVVSHGLLTIGGIVSLSLGSIMLFQTSSFIEVIFVSWEIILITILLTVAFFVFAIGMGIKAQKRKTTTGMEGLIGEVGEVFSDLQPEGLVKVHGEIWKAISRAEFINQGSKVRVEEIENLKLKVRKID; from the coding sequence ATGAAAAAATTACAAATAATATTTCTATTATATGCACTCCTTAGTAACTTCACTTATTCTCAACAATCCATTGTCCACGCTATCACGATTGATGGTGCGATCAATCCGGCGTCAGCTGATTATATTCATGATGCGATCACTCATGCGACTGAAAACAACGCAGAATGTTTAATAATCAATTTGAATACACCCGGAGGGCTTCTTAAATCTACACGTATCATAGTGTCAGATATTTTATCTTCACGTATTCCGATAATTGTCTATGTATCTCCGGCAGGATCACAAGCCGCCTCGGCTGGTGTTTTTGTAACTCTCGCCGCTAATATCGCGGTCATGGCACCCGGTACGAACATCGGCGCCGCGCATCCGGTAACTCTAGGTGAGCAAAAAGATTCAGTGATGATTGAAAAAGCAACGAATGATGCCGCTGCTTTTATCAGAACTATAAGTGAAAAACGTCATCGGAACATTAAGTGGGCTGAAGATGCAGTTCGTAAAAGTATTTCAATCACTGAAAAAGAAGCAATAAATTTAGGTGTAATAGATACGATTGCGGTGAGCATTCAGGAATTATTAAAATTAATCGATCACAAAACTATTGAAACGGCAAGCGGTGTAAAAACTTTAGAAACAAAAGATGCGGTCATAACAAATTTCGATAAATCATTTCAACAAAAAATATTAGATATACTCTCAGATCCGAATATTGCATACATTCTGATGATGCTCGGTTTTTATGGATTGCTATTCGAACTTTATAATCCCGGATCAATTTTACCCGGTATAGTAGGTTTTATTTGCATTGTGTTGGCTTTTTACTCAATGCACACCCTGCCGATAAACTATGCAGGGCTCGCATTAATCTTATTTGCAATTGTTCTCTTTCTTTTAGAAATTAAGGTCGTTAGCCACGGATTACTGACCATCGGCGGAATTGTATCTTTATCATTAGGATCGATAATGTTATTTCAAACAAGTTCGTTTATAGAAGTCATATTTGTATCTTGGGAAATAATATTGATAACAATTCTCCTTACTGTTGCATTCTTCGTATTCGCGATCGGTATGGGGATAAAAGCACAAAAACGAAAAACCACAACCGGCATGGAAGGACTCATAGGCGAAGTCGGTGAAGTATTTAGTGATTTACAACCTGAAGGATTAGTAAAAGTTCATGGCGAAATCTGGAAAGCAATAAGCCGTGCGGAATTCATAAATCAAGGGTCCAAAGTTCGAGTTGAAGAAATAGAAAATTTAAAATTAAAAGTAAGAAAAATTGATTAG